The following DNA comes from Babylonia areolata isolate BAREFJ2019XMU chromosome 31, ASM4173473v1, whole genome shotgun sequence.
TGGTGCTCTCCGTTGATGTAGAGGTGAAGACGCTGACGGTCATCCAGCATCACTCCCACACGGCTTCCCTTGGGCAGGTCCGGTAGCTTCTGTCCCACATTTGTGTTCGTCTGCAATTTGTCATTGTCTTGATGAACACACAACCAGGCAAACAGTGGACAACTGCCAGCATTTACCACAGTAATCTTGAAATCTTTTAATTCAAGTACCAGCAGGGCGATCAGCTTCATCGGTTAAAAATGGAATTATGCTTTGGTTTTCTGAGAAGAGCAGCTTTATTTTACTGTTTTTCAAGTATTGAATTTAGACAGAATGAAACCTGGTTTTAATTAATCCGTCTATACCCTGAAACTGGTGAAGCAAAAACAGTGGGGAACTGCATGGACCTCAACCATGTGCATTCATTACAAGTTTACTATACCTTTTatcataaagatttttttaaagcatcaaaaacaacaaccaaaaaaaaaaaaaaagaagaaaagaaaagaagagactgGATAAAAAGCGAGTCAACATCATATGCCCAAGGCCCAGACTTATCTTCCAGTCTGCGGACTGTTACACTGACTTCTTTCAGCAACACCTCTCCTTTAACGGAAGAAATCTAACATACTCATCAAGAAATATTATGCACACCTTCTTTTACCCCACTCATTCTTACAAAATCGTTCACATGTatgaagacacaaacacaaagatacacacaaatacgcatacgaaaatacaacacacacacacagactcacaaaaacactcacaaaaacacacatacatatatacacatatgatatggaacacacacacacacacacacacacacacacattcacaccacacacacacacaccacacagaaatacacacacatacacaaaccacacagatacacagacacacccacacccacatgaaTCCCACACTCCACTGACCCGTACACCATGATCTTCCACATTAGTTTCACTGAAAACAACAGCTGATGTCCAACCCCCAGCATTGGTGGGCAAGGTCATGCTGCCTGGATCGACAGTGGTGGCTCCAACCCTCATGTAGTTCCTGTTGTATGCACCTCTCTCATCTAAATGAACCTGTCAAATCATCATGCATCACTTGACAATGTGGTgtccttaacaacaacaacaacaacaatcaacattaCTATACCCCAAACAATAACAACGCCGTCATTATCAGTCCTCATtctcagtgtaacacacacaaaaaaaacaaaaaacaagagatatTGTTTTTATTGGTTTATCATCAGTAACACTACAGTAACAGTCTGCATGATAAGTTTAACACAGAAAGATCAGTTATAGTCCTCTGTAACATGAAAACACCAGTAACAGTCGTCATCATCAGTGTAACATAAAAAACACCAATGGTGAATAACAATCCTCATAATcagtgcaacaaaaaaaaacagtaacagtCAGTCTCTGTGCAATGCAAAATCATCATTCACAGTCATTATCAGTGTAACATAAAAACACCAGTAACAGTCCAAATTATCAGTGAAACAACAAAATAGACAAATAGaaaaaatacaagagaggcaaggccttcaagactcacttgtgatacacttaaaaaaaaaaaaaaaatctgattgtcaaaatgtgttctgtatttgttattataaagcttcgggttaaaacaaaaagaaaaaaaaaagtcctaacagcagattcaaaccctgtgtgttcgggtgagaagaaactgtcttacccattacactatcatggctccttaactgacgttcaaaaatatatcctttaaacatgcttttttaaagggcgataaattgattattgcggtattcgcagtgagaacgctgtttaaatcatatcaagGGCaattaaaattctttttaagtctgcggtaaaggagacgtggctatcgctgcaatcacactgcaacatttagccgttttctctggatctagatagatgtacaagtttagttacacccggttgacacggtcgattcaatttctcttttatgttcattctagtttatagttttaaagtggatatgaaaattgagtattttgttaaactaataacatgtagagccaagtacaagtacttctaaacgttgtatgaagtgaaaaggacttcatttagagaaagggcaagactggaaatttttacgtttcatcaattcaagaaTTTTAACTcttatggtttattatttttaactgtgaattccgactgattctgtggatatttttatgacagtttggggcataatccagtaagtgatgaggcgttcacaaatctttctctgaataaatatttaacggtctccttctccaactttccatcacatgttatcgtgtattgtccattgaatataggatttaatgggcaggtcaacaacttgaaacaaaatggcgtcgttcgcgttcgcaaagaatatgagcacgcgctttgaatatgtataaatatgtgtacgcaattgatttttgcccatgaccttcagggctcacccaagtccactcgtcatattgattttagtattttccgagaAAGACCACTTGGATGAATGAACATACTGAAAGCCCTGTACAataagagtaaaacacacaagctttttatgtattgagtataatttcaaaatgtaatgtttaagatgagaaagatcagtttaaagcaaattaatcccccaagcattaattacagattaatttcccttttttactatctgcaccaaagacatgcaaaataaatataacttccatgcttagcaaaagaagttcctgtttgaacaaaaaatgataaaaatgactgcccttgttgttgttgtgtcaggatatcagatcaaagtgccaagtttagagaataaaaaacatataacagtaaatccagtttgcatataatttggcttcttttttttaatttttttgtgcccatcccagaggtgcaatattgttttaaacaagatgactggaaagaactgaatttttcctatttttatgccaaatttgatgtcaactgaccaagcatttgcagagaaaatgtcaatgttaaagtttaccacggacacacagacacacacacacacagacaaatgaacaccaggttaaaacatactcactttgtttacacaagtgagtcaaaaattagtcCTCATTATCagtgtaacaaaaaacaaaaaaaccaccacaagtAACAGTCTTGATAGTCATTATCAGTgtaacacaaaaaacaccagtaACAGTCCTTAATCAGTGTAACACAAAACACCAGTAAcagttgtcactgtcagtgtaacAAAAAATAGTAGCAGTCCTCATTGTCAGTGCAACATAAAAACCAGTAACAGTCCTCATTAccaatgtaacaacaacaaaaaaaaaaaaaagaagaaaaaaacaaacacaaatcaccAGTAACATTCCTCATTATCAGTGTAACACAAAAACACCAGTAACAGCCCTCATTATCAGTGTAACACAAAAACACCAATAACAGCCTTCATTATCAGTgtaacacaaaaaacaccagtaACAGTCGTCATTATCAGTgtaacacaaaaaacaccagtaACAGCCCTCATCATCAgtgcacacaaaaaacagcagtAACAGCCCTCATCATCAgtgaaacacaaaaaacaccagtaACAGCCCTCATTATCAGtgtaacaaaaaaacaccagtaaCAGTCCTCATTATCAGTgttaacacaaaaaacaccagtaACAGTCTTCATTATCAGTgttaacacaaaaaacaccagtaACGGTCCTCATTATCAGtataacacaaaaaacaccagtaACAGCCCTCATTATCAGTGTAACACAAAAACACCAGTAACAGCCCACATTATCAGTGTAACACAAAAACACCAGTAGCAGCCCTCATTATCAGTGTAACATAAAAATACCAGTAACAGCCCTCATTATCAGTGTAACACAAAAAAACGCCAGTAACAGTCCTCATTATCAGTgttaacacaaaaaacaccagtaACAGCCCTCATTATCAGTgttaacacaaaaaacaccagtaACAGTCCTCATTATCAGTgttaacacaaaaaacaccagtaACAGCCCTCATTATCAGTGTAACAAAAAACACCAGTAGCAGCCCTCATTATCAGTGTAACACAAAAACACCAATAACAGCCTTCATTATCAGTGTAACATAGAAACACCAGTAACAGCCCTCATTATCAGTGTAACACAAAAACACCAGTAACAGCCCTCATTATCAGtgtaacaaaaaaacaccagtaaCAGCACTCATTATCAGtgtaacaaaaaaacaccagtaaCACTAACAGCCCTCATTATCAGTGTAACACAAAAACACCAGTAACAGTCCTCATtatcagtgtaacacacacacacacaaatccagtgTAGATGGTAGCAACTGGCTTCGGAGTTGGTCTTTTGTCACTGAACGACTTAAATTTCAGATCATTCACTGATATGCATtcctgtccatgcaaaaatttatcagataTGTCAAtactgctactgtcaattgcagcgcatcagttccatccgaaaatttctgtccattgacgcaacatctagacttgtcatttctctcattctctctcgccttgactactgtaactctctattttctggtttgcctgcttcatccattcagtcccttcagcgcatacaaaactctgctgcccgactcgtcctcagaaagaaaagatctgagcatatcactcctcttttgcaacatctccactggctccctgttccacacagaataaagtacaagatcagcactctatgttataaatgtattcacaaatcagccccttcctatctatgtggctgccttcacctctacactccatgtcgctcactacgatcagcttcggatccactctgtttacgcatacccagattcaaacactccactgttggccgccgttctttctctgtctctggaccttgcaattggaatgaacttcctctttcacttcgtcaagtctccacactcagctcttttgagcctggccttaaaacccacctcttcccaatatagcctccctccctgcctttcccttgtcttcagtttctccagttttagagttatgcatgcatgtgaatgactggtgcgaaagcgctttgatttgtctctgcacaagattcagcactatataaataccattattattattattgtcaaatttgcattctttttgtttttttgtttttatcattagaAAATCAATGTGCaaagtaacaaaacaaacaaacacaaagcaaaaaaacaaatcaacctcccctcctgcccccagaACACATGCCTGTCACACATCCAAAGTCAAGGTGTGGAGTAATCAAGCAGGAGATGcatgcacatagatacatacatgcatacatacaaaacacacaatgtatgcacacacatgcacacacacacacgcacacacacacacggcacatactCGCTCgtacgaacgcacgcatgcaagcactgacaAAGGAACACGTATCGCCACAATGTGAATACATATGTACAAACACCACCATGTTCTGCAAACATCCATTGAAGTCTCAATCCGTTCTCACCTAACTACACCCTGTGAGTCTCCTTTCAACACAACAATGGAGAAGTAGCTTTTACAAACACTGGATTCTGCATGTGAGACAGCCATGCCTGCTTGATGCCTGAATGATGAAAGAAAGTGCACAGTACAGCTCTGGTTCAGTGGTCCCCAACCTAAAAGGACATCCATAGCAGCAGTATCAATCATCCCTATCATCACTGAACGCACAAAACAGAAATCTGAAGCACCTAAATTTaaagtttgaagaaaaaaaaaaggctaatgaAGGGGCACCAAACTTCTTGCAAAACAGTCACTTAGtcgatataatttttttttatcatatcttTCTGTATTCTTTAGCCTGTCTTTGCATTTTGTGTTCATACACAAACCTTTGACTGAAACTTTGTACGTCCATGATATTCTGTGAAACTGACCAAGTCATCTCCAAGAAACAGTGTGCCAGCTTCAAATCATATGATTCTGCAAAGAAACTGTTACCTCTTTGGCCAAATGAAATGGCCACTCAGCATTTTCAGCCTTTCAAGAACATTTAGGCTTTTGTAGAGGGAGGTCGATGTAAATAAGTcaaattctgtaaaccaagcagcttCTACCTATATCTGTCCCACAGTAGaaattgccactccagcatcggtaaACACAGCCACAGCAAAAAGTGCAATGCccagcagtgactacatttctggtgcagccatcgtctctagAGAcaaggatgctgatgatgatgatataaaataTTGTTGCATACATAATACCATTACTTATTTAGTTAGTGTTATATTATCATATAGAACAGAAGTTGTTATAATAGAGTAAAAGAAAGGTAGATGAAGCAAAGGTTTTCATGACTTCCAAAGACAAATAACAATGTTCACACAAGTTGTCTTACTTCATACAGAAGGTGTGGTTTCATGGGCTGAATGGATACCACGATGCCTCCATTGCTaccctttcctctcctctctgccGTCTGGCGGTCGTTGCTCAGGACAATGTTGACTCCGGTGTTTGGGTGAATTGAAACACTGACATCTGAGGATGTGAAAACAATCAAGCAGTCAAAGATCAAGTGGGAGGTTATTTTGAGTTTTGTTTCAgctttgttgtggtttgtttcagTTTAAACGGGTATTTTATCATCACTCACGACGCCTACAATATACTGGTGTTGACAAAGCAAATGTGATTTTATAAGGACATGCAGTTACTGAGACATACAGAAACTGGGAGagactgtgtgtatgcgtgtgcaagagagagagagagaaagagagaaagagacaaagagaatgagagagagacacacagacacagacatagcgGGTGAGGCAACAACAGGCAACAGGACCTTGGTGTTGCCCAAACTGATAATCCTGTCAGTACATGTATGTGGTGTTTCAAGactaattaacaaacaataaaacttTGTACATTGATCACTTCAACGCCAACCGCGCTGGCATTTACTGATTTAGCTCTGCAAACAACATTCTATAGGGAAAACAACGAAAATGCATCCACGTACATTGCATCAAATtggtgtggagtgacggcctagaggtaacgcgtctgcctaggaagcgagagaatctgagcgcgccggtacgaatcatggctcagccaccgatattttctccccctccactagaccttgagtggtggtctggacactagtcattcggatgagattgagatcattgattgattgatgtggatacttatatagcgcctattctcggtcagagaccaagctctaagcacttcacaTACACAGGGTCACTTGCACCataggctgtctacctgggtagagccgactgacggctgccactgggcgctcatcattggtttcctgtgtcattcagatttcaggcacacacactgaggtcccgtgtgcagtatgcactttgcacacataaaagaacccacggcaacaaaagggttgttcctggcaaaattctgtagaaaaatccactttgatagaaaaaacaaataaaactgcacgcaggaaaaaatactggaattgttcacttcaaacttggtctGGGGGCAAAGGTtggtcattgttctattggtaggacactggctgcagctgtgaagctttgttacaatgtgaaaaacggtcttGTTAACATGACCCTTGATGCCGAATAAATCCGCCTATGGCAGTTGTCTGTCGAGTCAACTttagtcacctatggcagtgaacgaGTTAAACAAAAATTTGAAAATCAACAACCTGACACCCATCTGTCAAGTAAAATCGCTGCTAGCCACAAAGTTGGTCTGGAGCAAActgactcatttcgtggtggagcaTCACATATATTATATAAATTATGAGGTTTTAAAGAAAAAGACTATtaatgtgtatatatctatatctatctagctgtctgtatatatatatccatcacaACAACAATTTTATCATTTAAATGATTAAGTGTGGTGTTCCAGTTGAACACTGCATGCAGCTTTTTCACTGCCATCCAAACAACAATCATGCAAACACGCATGACATATATAAGCTAAACAAAGCAATCAGCTATTCAGCAATTCTTCTTGTGACAGCAGTTCCCACCTGAACATGACAGCAAGCAGACCACTTCCATGAGGTAGCCCTGTAGCAGTCCAGGTGCCATGTCCACTTCTACCGTCCTCagcccctcctccaccatccccctACTTTTTACGAGTACAgtacccacctcccccctcaccctactTCTTACTGTACCTCACCTCAAGCGGCCACCACTTTGATCAAACGCCATGCGATGACCGctatattttatcattatcatcacatcacCTCATCCACCacttcttttttcagtttcaccCAATGGGGAAAGtaacaagagaaagaaacagactgagggagagacagggaatgaaAAGCACAGACCTTTGCAACGACATTAGCAGGCATGATCTTGACCACGTCCTGAGCCAGTTCAGCCAGAGCCTTCTCCACACTGGACACAGCCTCCGATCTGATCGCAGCGGTTGCCGTCTTGACGACCTTGCCATCTGCTGGCCGCAAAGGGCTCTTGACAAGGTCAGACACACGCTTCTTCATAGCAACAGCCATCTGACCCAGGTCACCTGAAGGAGCCATAGGCTTTCCTCGTTCAGCaactgttctgtgtgttgtgagagCTCCTCGTTCTTGCAACAGATGCGTTCGGCAATCCTGCGCAGACTGCCTGCTTTCAGTGAACGCCCTCACAGTCGACTCCTTCGCTTGCTGTCGACTAATCTTGAGGGAAGCCTCCAGCCCATCAAAGGTCTTGTCCAACTTGGCCAGAGCAGCCTccatctggctgtctgtctcctggaTGAAGTCATCCAGCTCCTGGACTGCTTCATTCAGCTTGGTCTCCTGGGCACTCAGCGTTTCCACCAGTCCTGAAAACACTTCTTGTGTTTCAGAGGCTGTCTCCTTCAGATCCTTCACCTCAGGACAGTTCCGATGTTTGGTCGATGAACACAACCAGCAGATGGACTCCTGGTGTGTCGAACAGTACAGCTGGGAGCGCTCACTGGGGTGCCCCTGGCAAGGAGAGGAATAGTTGGCCACCAGCTGTTCTGCTGTCAGAGACGCCAGACTTTCCACGGCATGGTGGCGTGTTGATGACAGCCTGCCGTGCATGGCCGTACAGGAGGAGCAGAGGAAGTCATGACAATGAAGGCACAAGGACGTGGCAGCCTGTGTCACGCACGACTGACATGTGTGGTCTTTCTGCAGCAGCTTTTCGCACTCAACCCATATCCGCATTGTCTCATCGGTGGGGAAAGAGTCCACAACACATTCCAGGCTTTGGTCTGGGTGGCTCTGGTCGCTGATGATGGCACGGCGGCAGAGAGGGCACAGCGCTTCCTGTTTGGAGGTCAACCAGGACAGCAAGCAGTGGCGGCACAGCACATGGCCGCAGAATATCAGCTTGGGGATGGTGAATGGCTCATGGCAAATGCTACACTCCCAGTCTTTTACCTGAGGTTCTGCTGCGGTCGCCATGGCTGCTGCTGGTGCACAATCTGTAAAGAAGACATGGTTCCAGTTTCagaagtgtcactgcgttcggacaaatccgtatatgctacaccacatctgcaaggcagatgccagaccagcaacataacccaacatgcttagtcacgccttgagtgcgtgcttattattatttttgtgtacctatcggaatGGATTTCTtcaactgaattttgccagaggacaatactttcattgccatgggttctttttctgtgtgctaagtgtgtgctacacacgggacctcggtttaatttCACATCTGAACGACcacatgttcagtttgattttccagtcaaacttgggagaaagggcaagagacaTGGAAGAGCGACTGGTTAATTCGTCTGCTCATCAGAGTTTAGCCCAGGTTTTGTTCAGAACACAGTGGGTCATTTGACCAGTTTGCCACAAAATCAACaggtcattttcaaaattaatgggtcaggaaaaacaGCCCCTTATTCCTCCCCATTGACGTCTGCCAGTTTTGCAATGGTACTTtgtctctcaaggtctgactaagcgcgttgggtcatgctgctggtcaggcatctgcttggcagatgtggtgtagtgtatatggatttgtttaaacgcagtgacgcctccttgagctactgatagtgatactttAATACTCTTTATAGTGACTATAGTTTTTGGCATGAAAActggtttaaatgtgtgtgtgtgtgtatgtgtgagcacgcacgagtgtgtgtgtgtattagagagagagagaggagagacacagagagagacacgataAATATGCCAATGTTTACTGTGGAAGCACTGCTCGACCTAAGTAcaacaattttcttttaaaagGATAATCATAGGACAGGCATATTATATGTCAAGTGAACTAACAAGTAGAcaaaggagaaaaataaaagacaggCAGACTAGCAGGTAGAaaaggcttcttctctgaaggagaaagaaaag
Coding sequences within:
- the LOC143275780 gene encoding neuralized-like protein 4, whose translation is MVEEGLRTVEVDMAPGLLQGYLMEVVCLLSCSDVSVSIHPNTGVNIVLSNDRQTAERRGKGSNGGIVVSIQPMKPHLLYEVHLDERGAYNRNYMRVGATTVDPGSMTLPTNAGGWTSAVVFSETNVEDHGVRTNTNVGQKLPDLPKGSRVGVMLDDRQRLHLYINGEHQGEAGTTVSQPCFAFFDVFGPYRKITALPLRVV
- the LOC143276006 gene encoding protein meiotic P26-like, with translation MATAAEPQVKDWECSICHEPFTIPKLIFCGHVLCRHCLLSWLTSKQEALCPLCRRAIISDQSHPDQSLECVVDSFPTDETMRIWVECEKLLQKDHTCQSCVTQAATSLCLHCHDFLCSSCTAMHGRLSSTRHHAVESLASLTAEQLVANYSSPCQGHPSERSQLYCSTHQESICWLCSSTKHRNCPEVKDLKETASETQEVFSGLVETLSAQETKLNEAVQELDDFIQETDSQMEAALAKLDKTFDGLEASLKISRQQAKESTVRAFTESRQSAQDCRTHLLQERGALTTHRTVAERGKPMAPSGDLGQMAVAMKKRVSDLVKSPLRPADGKVVKTATAAIRSEAVSSVEKALAELAQDVVKIMPANVVAKVCAFHSLSLPQSVSFSCYFPHWVKLKKEVVDEVM